The following DNA comes from Chitinophaga nivalis.
AGGAAGTATCATATGGTCTGTAATAGTTCTGATAAGCATACGGATTCTGGTAGCTGCTGTAGAAGCTCACAGAAAACTGATTTCTCTTCTTACCACCTAACCAGGGCTCAGTGAAAGAGAAGTTATAGGAGCGGTATGCTTTACCATTGGAAGACACCCTTACGGATAACTTCTGACCATCACCACTTGGTAACGGATCCCAGGTTTCTTTTCTGAAAATATTACGCAGGGAGAAGTTATTGAAGGTTACCCCGAGTGTACCGGTTAAGCCGATATATCCTCCCCAACCGGCAGACAGTTCCAGCTGGTCGTTTGCTTTTTCTTCTACTGTATAGTCAATATCTACCGTACCATCTGCTACGTTCGGCACAGGATTCATCCCGATTTTTTCCGGGTTGAAGAAGCCGAGGTTGGCAATTTCACGGTTGGAACGGATCAGATCCTGGCGGCTGAATTTTTCACCCGGAATGGTGCGCAGCTCACGACGGATAACGTGTTCGTTGGTTTTTTCGTTACCGGCAATCCGCACTTCCTTGATGGTAGCCTGCGGCCCTTCACGCAAACGGATTTCGTAGTCGATGGTGTCGCCACGAATACCGATTTCCACGGGGTCTATCTGGAAGAACAGGTAGCCATAGTCCATGTAGTAGCCACTGATGTCGCCACCTTCCGGAGACATTTGTTTACCCAGTCTTTTTTCCAGCAGTTCCAGGTTATACACATCGCCTCTTTTGATACCGAGTAAACGGGTCAGTACAGAGTCGCTGTAACGGGTGTTGCCTTTCCAGGTGATATCACCGAAGTAGTATTTCTTTCCTTCGGAGATCTGCATATCGATATTCAGGTTTTTGTTCAGGGATTTGTAGGTAGTATCTCTTGTGATAACCGCGTCCCTGTAGCCTTTGGAGTTGTAGTAACCAATGACTTTACCTTTATCTTCAATATATTTTCCTTCGTTGAATTTGGCAGAGCTGAACAGTTTGAACCGGAAGTAAGGGTCCAGTTGTTCCAGTGCCCGTGTAGGCTGGAGGAAACCGTAGGTTTGCCAGAAGTCATCCGGCTGCGCCAGTGAGTCTACATACACATGCTGGTTGTCCGGATGCAGGGTCAAACGGGTACGTTCTTTCGTACCTTTCATACGTTTTTTCAGTTTCGCATCCAGGATATTGTAGTTACCTACGATATGGATATTCTCGATCCTTACTTTGTTCCCTTTATTCACATTAAATACCAGGTTGGTCGCATTTACCTGACTGGTATCTTTTCTTTCTTCAATCTTTATAGTAGCGTTACCATAACCCTTGTCGGCATAGAATTTATGCACAACGCCGATTAAGTTTTGTTTCAGGCTTTGTGTAACCACGCTTCCTTTCCGCAAACCGGCTTTGGTACTAATATCATCTGCTTCGGACTTTTTAATTCCTCTGAAAGTAAAAGAGGCAATCCGGGGCATTTCCAGGAGCCCTATTTCCAGCCAGATCTTATTGTCTTCGATTTTAGTCACATAAATTGTAACGTCTGCAAAGAGTCTTTGGGACCACAGGCTTTGGATAGCCTTGGTAAACTGGTCGCCACCGGGATAGGTCACCTTATCGCCTACACTGAGACCAGATAAGGACAGCAGCAATGATTTATCCAGGTACTGGGTACCAGCAACGGTGATTTCGGCAATTTCGTACTGTTGCGGAGTACCTGTAAACACCGGGGACGCTGCTGGCGGATTGGCTGGCGGTGCGGGAGGCAGTGTATCTTTTTGTTGGGCGGATACACGAATCCCTGCACTGCAACATAATGCTATAGCCAGAAGGCCCTTAGGAAATAATTTCTTCATTCTGCTGAATTTGTTCGCTTGTTTTGCCAAAACGCCGTTCTCTGGTTTGGAAGTTTAAGATGGCTTGGTAAAGATGTTCATTGCGGAAATCCGGCCAACGGGTTTCTGTAAAATACAGTTCCGCATAGGCCAGTTGATATAGTAGGAAATTACTGATTCTGCATTCTCCGCTGGTACGGATCATTAATTCAGGGTCTGGCAAACCGGCTGTACAGAGATATTTCTCCCATACTTCCGGCGTTACATCATCCGGATTGAGGGTTCCTGCTTTTGCATCCAGCGCTATTTTCCGGGCAGCATTCACTATTTCCCATCTGGCACTATAGCTGAGTGCCATGACAAGATTAAGCCCGGTATTATGGCTGGTTAGCGCAATGGCTTCCTCCATTTCCTGCTGGCATTGAGGAGGCAACATTTCCATATCCCCTATTACGCTCAGCCTGATGTTATTTTTAGACAAGGTATTCACCTCCTTCCGGATGGTGTTTACAAGCAATTCCATGATACCATTCACTTCGTAAACCGGGCGATCCCAGTTTTCCGTAGAAAAAGCATATAGCGTCAGATAGCCGATACCCAGTTCTGCACAGGTCTCCACAATATTGCGCACACTTTCTACCCCCTCGTGGTGACCATACAGCCTGTCTTGTCCACGCTCCTTTGCCCAACGGCCGTTCCCATCCATAATAATGGCAATATGTCGCGGTAACCGTTGTAAGTCCAATTTATCCTTCAAGCTCATTTGTGTCAGGCGTATTATAACAGATTATACAGATTTACTAAAAGGGTGCAAAGATACAAAAATAGATTAATGGCTTTTTTAGCAAAGCCCGGGATGGTCTTTTAACGTAGTTTTAACAGCGAATTCAGTACCAGCGGGACTTTACACAAACTGGGAGAGATTTACAACCTGTTGGCAGGTATAGAATGCCTACCCGTAGAAAGTAATCCAAAAGTAAATCAAAATTTACAGCGATAGGCAGTAAAAAGAAAACTAATTGTTAACTCAATGGTAATATATTGGTCCTTGTCGCGGCTGTTGCCCCGCTGACGCCCGGCTACCCCTAGCGGAGTGCCCGTTGCGCCGGACCGGTCCTGTAATCTGGCAGCTACTGTAGGCTGGCCATTAGGTAAGGGAGGAAATGCGGCTATGCCGGCGTAGGTAGTACTCACATCGTCCAGATAATCCGTTTGTGTGAAACGATAAAGCGCTTCCAGCCCGATATTCATCGTTTTGGAGAGATTATATTTAAATCCGCCGCCAATCACCCAGGCGTAGGCTACCTTGCCATAAGGCTTCCGTTCGGGATAGAGCGCGGTGCCCTGCCCTTCTGTACGCATGGGTTGCAGGTAGTATTTTTGCCCATCAAGATAGGTATATGGATTAAATGTAAAAATACTGGCGCCTCCGGTCAGGTAAGGTGAAAAACGGTAGTCGAGCGACCCCGGTTCGAACCGGAAAAAGCTAAAATCGCCTTGCAGGGCCAGTTCCCACAGATTGGTATTAAAACTTAAATTACGGCGTTTCTGAAATTCATTTTTGTTATAGGTGTCGGAGTATCCCAACTGCATAAACCTTCCATGTGCCCGGATACCGACATAATCGTTCATGTATTTCCGGTAGTATATCCCAACGGCAGGTTTCAGGGTATTTAATGCGCCCCGGGTGTTCAGATCCCCGAAATACTGCGCTGCGCCAACAGAAAATCCCAGTTCCCCTACATATTCCAGTTCATTCTGTGCGGTGGCTTTGCCTGCAAACAGGCACCCTGCCATCAGCAACAGGGATACAACGATGTATTTAGGATATAAAATAGGTTTCAGCATAAATCAGTTCTACTTAAACGCAAAAATGCCGGATTTATTTAATGTATGGCTGATCATTATGCTAACAGATAAACGTTCACACGGCACTCAGGGCATAATTAATTTAAGAATCAGCAGGCAATATATTTATAAATGTAGCAATATACTTAAACAAAATCTATATTTTGATGCTATTTCTGGCATCTATTCCCCACAGCAGCTTATTACGCAGGGTATGCAGGAAGTTACTGTCGTCCAGCCGGAGTAAGCTCAGTTTAAAGTCTTCTTTTTTAATGGCCAGCTGCACAGTGCTGTCAATGGTTTCCATACGGCTGTCCATAGTGCATAGAAACTGGTCGCTGCGCCCTTCCACTTCAAAAGAAATGACACTGTCGTTGGGCACTATAATAGGCCGTACATTGAGGTTATGCGGGGCTACCGGTGTGATTACAAAGTTACCTGCATCAGGGAATACAATAGGTCCGCCACAGCTGAGGGAATAACCGGTAGATCCGGTAGGCGTGGATACAATCAGGCCATCGGCCCAGTAAGTATTCAGGAATTCACCATTCAGGTAGGTATGAATTTTTACCATCGCAGAAGTATCTTTCTTGTGGATGGTAAACTCATTTAAGGCATAAGGCACTTCTCCAAAAAGCGGGATATTGGCATCGAGATGCAACAAGGAGCGCTGATCTACTACGTAGGTGCGGTTAAGTATGGCCTGTACCAGGTCGTGAATCTCATCTTTACCAATACTGGCCAGAAATCCCAGCCGGCCGAAGTTGATGCCCACCACCGGTATATTGGTATCTCTTACATAACACACCGTATCCAGCAGTGTACCATCTCCTCCGAGACTGATCAGAAAGTCTATTCTTCCTGGTAGGTCTTCTGCTTTGGAAAACAAGGCAGGTACTTCCTCAAAAGGAATATGTAGCTGTAATGTCTGGTAAAAAGGCTCATAAATGATTGCCTCTATTTCGGCCCGCTGCAGTTCATCCAGCAATAAGCGGATGTTTGCAATATCTTCTGTAATAAATCCCCTGCTATAGAGTGCAACCTGCATTCTGTCTGGCTTTTGCTTTTAATAATCAAGGACTATGTTTGCCTGTTGTGCAGGCAAAAGCGATCAGGTACTGAAAGCCGGTTGCCCAAAGCTCACATATCCACGCTCGTGTGCAAAAATAGTCCTTTTTGCCCTAACTGATTAATGCTATACTCTATACGTAAGCAGGTATCATAGAAGGAAACGATATCAATCCCCACCCCGCCTGTGTAGAGCATATGATTATTCAGGAAACCGTTGCCGGGGAACTTACTGTACGCATAACCCGCATCGGCATAGGTTTTGGCAAAAATACGAATCGGTACCATATTAAATTTTTTAGGTACCAATGGTAATTTTAGTTTAATAGATAACAGTTCCTGGCGGAGTGTAGATTTCAGGATCAGGAAACTGGTACCGTCTACCACGTAATATTCCAGGCCACGCAGGTAGTCATCTGAATAACCCAGCGCCTGTTGGTTCATATAGGGTTGCTCATCCGAAAATTTAGCCTGGCTCCGTATTCCCAGTGCCCCAAAGGTTTTAGGTCGCAGCTGCCAGTATTTGACCATGTTCAGGCGAAACCGTACATCGTCGATATCGCTGAGCGGGCCAATGCCTCTCTTCGCCGCTTCCGCTGTCAGACTGAAACCCTTGAGCGGATATACCCAGCTATCCGCCTTGATGTAGGTAAGCCGGTAGATAAGATCTACAAAACGTACACTCGTTCTACCTTTTCCCAGATAATTGGGATTGATAAGGGCCACTGAATCGGCTACTTTTTCGTAGTTATAATTCAGGAAAACCTGGTGCCGCGTATTGATGGCTTTCCGGTAGCTGTAATTCACCCCGATGGTATACACCTGCCGAACAAAATTATCCTGCCTGAAAAAGCGTTGTTTGTTGTCGCTGGTACTATCATTCACTTCCCTGTTACGGCTATACGAAAAGAGCACACCCAATCCGTGGCGGTAATGTTTATCGATATAAGGCAGGTTATACTGGAAAGCTACCCGCTGGGTATACCCGAACTGCAGGGTGGCATTGAGGGCATCGTTACGGCCAGTCAGGTTTTCCTGTATGCCGCGTACCCCGATGTTGACCCGGCTCAGGCTATGTTTTTTTTCTACCCACCACTGGTTGAAGTTTCTGTCGGCCAGTTTAAAAATGGGAAAAGCAAAGGTGTACCAGCGTTCCCACACTTCAAATACCAGGTCGGCTTCATTGCCGGTCCAGTTTTTAATGTTGGCGGTTACGTTCAGGAAAAGGGAGGTATTGATCAGTTGTTTACGACGTTCTTCGAGGGTTTCGGCCAGATCTTTCAGCAAGATGGTATCTCCGGGGGTTGTACTTATTTCCCGCTGGATAACGGAGGTGCGGGTCTTTTTATTTCCGGTTACTATAATGTTGCGTACCACCAGGTAGTTGGTATCGTTTGCTGCTACCGGGTGTTGAAACGCCGGTGCCGCATGATCCCGGGCAGCTGCAGGCAGGTGGCACGTGAACAGGTATAACAAACCCAACAAATAGTAACAGCATTTCAGCATGTAGGCGATGTAATATTAATAAGTAACGATCCGGTGAAGGATGACGGGTTTCCTATTACAAATTACGCATTGTGGTGCAGATATTCGCGAACATCATCCGCCAAAATCCACTCCACAATGCGTAATCTGAAATTCGTAATACTATTTTACATGCCGATATAATTCATCAGCAGATCATAATTTTTCTTTAATAACTCTTCTTCCGGTTCTTCTGCAAATACGTATTTGATAACGTAATTAAATCGTTCAAAAGTGAGAATCAGCGGGTGCAGTTCCTGTCTGTTGGTTTTCAATACTACTTCCAGCTTTCCGGTGGCGGGGTTGGTCATGGTATTTACGCTCAGGAGGTTTACATCATTGGATTCAGCGATCCGGGCAATTTCACTCAGGCTGTAATCACGCGGATCTACTTCAAAGCTGATAATACCACCTGGTTCCTTCACGCCGTTATATTTGGCCAGGGCAGCCAGCAGATTGTCTTTGGTAATAATCCCCAGGTATTCATTTTCCCGGGTAATTACCGGCAGTGCCGATAATTTAAAATCGTAAAATAATTTAAGTGCTTCAAAGAGGTGTGCATATTCCATGATAGCGGGACGGGTACCGCTATATTCCATTGATTCCAATGGCACATCCGAATCTTCCAGATCCAGGATATCATCTTCCTCCACCAATGCCAGATACTTGCTTTCCACTACCATGGGTAGTTGCGTCAGATGATATTCATTCATCAGCCGCAGCGCCCTGGCACCTGTATCTGACGGATGCAGAATGGGTACTGTTGTTATGAGTTCTCTGGCGACCATAATTGTATATTCTTATACAATAATAGGAAAGAATATGCCAACAGAAAAAGAAATTACTGCACTGCAACACGACTGCGTCTTTATCAGTAGCAGCAGTGGGTATTCCGGTACAATAGCCTGGTTAACTGATAGCAGGTTACACTTTCAGTTTCTCTATAAAGGCGTGCAGGATTTTGTTGAATTCCTCGGGTACCTCCATCATAGGTGCGTGACCGCATTTATCAATAAACTGCAGTTCAGAGTTAGGTATCAGTTTCTGGAACTCTTCCCCTACCATCGGTGGTGTAACGGTATCGTTATTCCCCCAGATTAATAAGGTGGGTT
Coding sequences within:
- a CDS encoding BamA/OMP85 family outer membrane protein: MKKLFPKGLLAIALCCSAGIRVSAQQKDTLPPAPPANPPAASPVFTGTPQQYEIAEITVAGTQYLDKSLLLSLSGLSVGDKVTYPGGDQFTKAIQSLWSQRLFADVTIYVTKIEDNKIWLEIGLLEMPRIASFTFRGIKKSEADDISTKAGLRKGSVVTQSLKQNLIGVVHKFYADKGYGNATIKIEERKDTSQVNATNLVFNVNKGNKVRIENIHIVGNYNILDAKLKKRMKGTKERTRLTLHPDNQHVYVDSLAQPDDFWQTYGFLQPTRALEQLDPYFRFKLFSSAKFNEGKYIEDKGKVIGYYNSKGYRDAVITRDTTYKSLNKNLNIDMQISEGKKYYFGDITWKGNTRYSDSVLTRLLGIKRGDVYNLELLEKRLGKQMSPEGGDISGYYMDYGYLFFQIDPVEIGIRGDTIDYEIRLREGPQATIKEVRIAGNEKTNEHVIRRELRTIPGEKFSRQDLIRSNREIANLGFFNPEKIGMNPVPNVADGTVDIDYTVEEKANDQLELSAGWGGYIGLTGTLGVTFNNFSLRNIFRKETWDPLPSGDGQKLSVRVSSNGKAYRSYNFSFTEPWLGGKKRNQFSVSFYSSYQNPYAYQNYYRPYDTSSSSNGHFKVLGASVSLGKQLKWPDDYFTLIYSVNYQQYKLKNYNYFGITGFDNGTSNNINLKLTLSRSSVDQQIFPRSGSNFMFSAQYTPPYSLFSPNKDYSKESVSDQFKFIEYQKYRFNAEWYVPLSRPMGSDNKTFVLKVAAKFGYIGRYNNRTRLSPFGRFELGGDGLSNFAIYDRDIISQRGYPVYYTSDPSYNPESGQPQGYEGFTVFNKYVMELRYPFSLNPSSTIFGLAFVEAANGYRDMKDFNPFNLRRSAGIGMRFYLPMFGLLGFDYGIGFDRLKAGGGLKDAAKFTFMLGFEPE
- a CDS encoding isoprenyl transferase gives rise to the protein MSLKDKLDLQRLPRHIAIIMDGNGRWAKERGQDRLYGHHEGVESVRNIVETCAELGIGYLTLYAFSTENWDRPVYEVNGIMELLVNTIRKEVNTLSKNNIRLSVIGDMEMLPPQCQQEMEEAIALTSHNTGLNLVMALSYSARWEIVNAARKIALDAKAGTLNPDDVTPEVWEKYLCTAGLPDPELMIRTSGECRISNFLLYQLAYAELYFTETRWPDFRNEHLYQAILNFQTRERRFGKTSEQIQQNEEIIS
- the porG gene encoding type IX secretion system protein PorG, translated to MLKPILYPKYIVVSLLLMAGCLFAGKATAQNELEYVGELGFSVGAAQYFGDLNTRGALNTLKPAVGIYYRKYMNDYVGIRAHGRFMQLGYSDTYNKNEFQKRRNLSFNTNLWELALQGDFSFFRFEPGSLDYRFSPYLTGGASIFTFNPYTYLDGQKYYLQPMRTEGQGTALYPERKPYGKVAYAWVIGGGFKYNLSKTMNIGLEALYRFTQTDYLDDVSTTYAGIAAFPPLPNGQPTVAARLQDRSGATGTPLGVAGRQRGNSRDKDQYITIELTISFLFTAYRCKF
- a CDS encoding NAD kinase, producing MQVALYSRGFITEDIANIRLLLDELQRAEIEAIIYEPFYQTLQLHIPFEEVPALFSKAEDLPGRIDFLISLGGDGTLLDTVCYVRDTNIPVVGINFGRLGFLASIGKDEIHDLVQAILNRTYVVDQRSLLHLDANIPLFGEVPYALNEFTIHKKDTSAMVKIHTYLNGEFLNTYWADGLIVSTPTGSTGYSLSCGGPIVFPDAGNFVITPVAPHNLNVRPIIVPNDSVISFEVEGRSDQFLCTMDSRMETIDSTVQLAIKKEDFKLSLLRLDDSNFLHTLRNKLLWGIDARNSIKI
- a CDS encoding POTRA domain-containing protein, which produces MLKCCYYLLGLLYLFTCHLPAAARDHAAPAFQHPVAANDTNYLVVRNIIVTGNKKTRTSVIQREISTTPGDTILLKDLAETLEERRKQLINTSLFLNVTANIKNWTGNEADLVFEVWERWYTFAFPIFKLADRNFNQWWVEKKHSLSRVNIGVRGIQENLTGRNDALNATLQFGYTQRVAFQYNLPYIDKHYRHGLGVLFSYSRNREVNDSTSDNKQRFFRQDNFVRQVYTIGVNYSYRKAINTRHQVFLNYNYEKVADSVALINPNYLGKGRTSVRFVDLIYRLTYIKADSWVYPLKGFSLTAEAAKRGIGPLSDIDDVRFRLNMVKYWQLRPKTFGALGIRSQAKFSDEQPYMNQQALGYSDDYLRGLEYYVVDGTSFLILKSTLRQELLSIKLKLPLVPKKFNMVPIRIFAKTYADAGYAYSKFPGNGFLNNHMLYTGGVGIDIVSFYDTCLRIEYSINQLGQKGLFLHTSVDM
- a CDS encoding CBS domain-containing protein, which gives rise to MVARELITTVPILHPSDTGARALRLMNEYHLTQLPMVVESKYLALVEEDDILDLEDSDVPLESMEYSGTRPAIMEYAHLFEALKLFYDFKLSALPVITRENEYLGIITKDNLLAALAKYNGVKEPGGIISFEVDPRDYSLSEIARIAESNDVNLLSVNTMTNPATGKLEVVLKTNRQELHPLILTFERFNYVIKYVFAEEPEEELLKKNYDLLMNYIGM